One genomic region from Argentina anserina chromosome 2, drPotAnse1.1, whole genome shotgun sequence encodes:
- the LOC126783042 gene encoding pathogenesis-related leaf protein 6-like, with protein MAFFVAFLCLIGLAVVHPSHAQNSQQDYLDAHNTARAQVGVTNIIWNSTVAAYAQSYANSRIGDCNLVHSGGPYGENLAKGTGSFTGTAAVNLWVAEKPYYDYASNACTGGKECRHYTQVVWANSLSVGCARVQCTNSWWFVICNYYTPGNYIGERPY; from the coding sequence ATGGCTTTTTTTGTTGCATTTCTTTGTCTCATAGGGTTGGCAGTTGTTCACCCCTCCCATGCACAAAACTCACAACAAGACTACCTCGATGCACATAACACTGCTCGCGCCCAAGTTGGGGTGACAAACATCATATGGAACAGCACTGTTGCCGCGTATGCTCAGTCCTACGCCAATTCGAGGATAGGCGACTGCAATCTCGTGCATTCCGGAGGGCCTTACGGTGAAAATTTGGCGAAAGGAACTGGTTCCTTCACAGGCACAGCTGCAGTGAACTTGTGGGTGGCTGAGAAGCCTTACTATGACTATGCTTCCAATGCTTGCACTGGGGGAAAAGAATGTCGGCACTATACTCAAGTGGTTTGGGCAAACTCCCTTTCTGTGGGGTGTGCTAGAGTCCAGTGCACCAATTCGTGGTGGTTCGTCATATGTAACTATTATACTCCAGGCAACTACATCGGAGAACGtccatattaa
- the LOC126785300 gene encoding uncharacterized protein LOC126785300 — protein sequence MGTTSKDLLQLEHNKSSISPLESTLLVCKNRSQAAQLKKPIIGPPPKSQLLGKMRNFLGVMAEANEKLQLDAKDNPEKYDIQLLTGDESQVVSMDCMLGVVDLQTPEAVAAAEAAVSGYQPVISVADSSSVDESDDSSSDEEESSNDNEDDESNERGRKTSFPDKTKSMSEEVSNKRPKKRSKIVELS from the exons ATGGGAACAACAAGCAAGGACCTTTTGCAGTTGGAGCACAACAAGTCTTCTATTTCACCACTGG AATCCACACTTCTTGTTTGTAAAAACAGATCCCAGGCTGCGCAATTGAAGAAGCCCATCATTGGTCCTCCTCCCAAAAGCCAGT TGTTGGGAAAAATGAGGAACTTCTTGGGAGTCATGGCAGAAGCTAATGAGAAATTGCAGCTTGATGCGAAG GATAATCCAGAAAAATATGACATCCAATTGCTCACCGGGGATGAATCTCAAGTCGTTAGTAtg GACTGTATGTTGGGTGTTGTTGATCTTCAAACGCCTGAGGCTGTGGCTGCCGCAGAAGCTGCAGTTTCTGGTTATCAGCCTGTAATATCAGTGGCGGATAGCAGTAGTGTAGATGAATCAGATGATAGTAGcagtgatgaagaagaaagtaGTAATGacaatgaagatgatgaaagcAATGAGCGGGGTAGGAAAACATCCTTCCCTGACAAAACTAAATCAATGAGTGAAGAGGTTAGTAACAAACGGCCCAAAAAGCGCTCTAAAATTGTCGAGCTTTCATAA
- the LOC126785298 gene encoding ABC transporter F family member 4-like — protein sequence MGKKKSDEAGAPSKGKSTGKDASKDGKKVKAPTVSSMLANMDQKPDKPKKASSSTAKAKVAPKSSYTDGIDLPPSDDEVEEELLSNQQRRSESKTLDISVSEKELKKREKKDLLAAHAAELSKKEALKDDRDAFTVVIGSRASVLEGEDADANIKDISIDSFSVAARGKELLKNTSVKITHGKRYGLVGPNGMGKSTLLKLLAWRKIPVPKNIDVLLVEQEVVGDNRSAIEAVVSANEELVKIREEVAALQNSDSAPGDGEEDSHDDDVGEKLAELYEQLQLMGSDAAEAQASKILAGLGFTKDMQVRPTKSFSGGWRMRISLARALFVQPTLLLLDEPTNHLDLRAVLWLEEYLCRWKKTLVVVSHDRDFLNTVCTEIIHLHDLKLHFYRGNFDDFESGYEQRRKEVNKKFENYDKEMKKARRSGSRVQQEKVKDRAKFQINKEVSKSKGKGKVDEEDTQVEAPKKWRDYSVEFHFPEPTELTPPLLQLIEVSFSYPNREDFRLSDVDVGIDMGTRVAIVGPNGAGKSTLLNLLAGDLVPTEGEVRRSQKLRIGRYSQHFVDLLTMDETPVSYLLRLHPEQEGFSKQEAVRAKLGKFGLPSHNHLTPIAKLSGGQKARVVFTSISMSKPHILLLDEPTNHLDMQSIDALADALDEFTGGVVLVSHDSRLISRVCDDEEKSQIWIVEDGTVEKFDRSFEEYKDELQREIKAEVDE from the coding sequence ATGGGAAAAAAGAAGTCAGATGAAGCTGGTGCACCCTCGAAGGGTAAGTCAACTGGAAAAGATGCTTCTAAAGATGGAAAGAAAGTTAAAGCTCCAACAGTCTCCTCCATGTTGGCCAACATGGATCAGAAACCTGATAAGCCCAAGAAAGCCTCTTCCTCCACTGCAAAGGCAAAAGTTGCACCAAAATCATCCTACACTGATGGTATTGATCTTCCTCCCTCTGATGATGAGGTGGAAGAGGAACTACTGTCCAATCAGCAAAGGAGATCTGAGTCTAAGACGCTTGATATATCTGTATCTGAGAAAGAGTTAAAAAAACGTGAAAAGAAAGACCTTCTCGCTGCCCATGCTGCTGAACTGTCAAAGAAGGAGGCTCTGAAAGATGATCGTGATGCTTTCACTGTTGTTATTGGAAGCAGAGCTTCAGTGCTTGAAGGGGAAGATGCAGATGCTAATATCAAAGATATATCAATAGATAGTTTTTCCGTGGCAGCTCGAGGAAAGGAACTGCTAAAGAATACATCGGTGAAGATAACTCATGGGAAGAGGTATGGTTTGGTTGGTCCAAATGGGATGGGTAAATCTACCCTATTGAAGCTTCTTGCTTGGAGGAAGATTCCAGTACCAAAGAACATTGATGTTCTTTTAGTTGAACAGGAAGTAGTTGGTGATAATAGAAGTGCTATTGAAGCAGTTGTTTCAGCTAATGAAGAACTTGTCAAGATCAGGGAAGAGGTTGCAGCACTGCAGAATTCAGATTCTGCTCCTGGTGATGGGGAAGAGGACAgtcatgatgatgatgtgggAGAGAAGCTTGCGGAGTTGTACGAACAATTGCAGCTGATGGGTTCAGATGCTGCTGAAGCCCAGGCTTCAAAGATTCTTGCCGGTTTGGGATTTACGAAGGATATGCAAGTCCGTCCCACTAAATCATTCAGTGGTGGTTGGAGAATGAGAATTTCATTAGCTAGGGCACTTTTTGTGCAACCAACCCTTTtgttgcttgatgaaccaaCAAATCATCTCGACTTGAGGGCTGTTCTTTGGTTAGAGGAATACTTGTGCCGCTGGAAGAAAACTTTGGTGGTTGTGTCACACGATCGTGATTTTCTTAACACAGTGTGCACCGAGATTATTCATCTGCACGATCTGAAGCTTCATTTCTATCGTGgaaattttgatgattttgaatctGGATATGAGCAGCGCCGCAAAGAggtaaacaaaaaatttgaaaattatgaTAAGGAGATGAAAAAGGCCAGAAGGAGTGGAAGTCGGGTTCAGCAGGAGAAAGTCAAGGACCGAGCAAAGTTCCAAATTAACAAGGAAGTCTCAAAGAGCAAAGGCAAGGGAAAGGTTGATGAAGAGGACACCCAAGTTGAGGCTCCTAAGAAGTGGAGGGATTATAGTGTGGAGTTCCACTTTCCTGAACCTACTGAGCTTACACCTCCTCTCTTGCAACTTATTGAAGTCAGCTTCAGTTACCCGAACAGGGAAGATTTCAGGCTCTCCGATGTTGATGTCGGTATTGATATGGGCACTCGTGTTGCGATTGTTGGACCTAACGGAGCCGGAAAGTCTACTCTGCTCAACCTTCTTGCAGGTGATTTGGTTCCTACTGAGGGTGAAGTAAGGAGGAGTCAGAAGTTGAGGATTGGTAGGTATTCACAGCACTTTGTGGACCTCCTGACAATGGACGAAACTCCAGTTTCATATCTTCTACGTCTTCATCCTGAGCAAGAGGGATTTAGCAAGCAGGAGGCTGTGCGTGCAAAACTCGGAAAGTTTGGGCTCCCTAGCCACAACCATCTTACTCCTATTGCAAAATTATCTGGAGGACAGAAAGCTCGAGTTGTCTTCACATCGATATCCATGTCAAAGCCCCACATTCTGCTTTTGGATGAACCCACAAATCATTTAGACATGCAGAGCATTGATGCACTGGCTGATGCACTTGACGAATTCACCGGTGGGGTTGTACTGGTCAGTCATGACTCTAGACTCATTTCAAGGGTGTGCGATGATGAAGAGAAGAGTCAAATTTGGATTGTTGAAGATGGTACTGTGGAGAAATTTGATAGAAGTTTTGAAGAGTACAAGGATGAGCTACAAAGAGAAATTAAAGCTGAGGTCGATGAGTAA
- the LOC126785299 gene encoding probable xyloglucan endotransglucosylase/hydrolase protein 10: MTICHRTVIFLGILTLISTQVTSGSVVSTGDFNKDFFVTWSPSHVNTSADGKTRSLKLDQESGAGFASNQMFLFGEIDMQIKLVPGRSAGTVVAYYLTSDQPNRDEVDFEFLGNVEGKPYILQTNIFADGFDNREERINLWFDPTKDFHTYSILWNLHQIVFMVDWVPIRVYRNHADKGVAYPRWQPMSIKTSLWNGDSWATGGGRDKIDWSKGPFIASFRNHKIDACIWNGNARFCRAESTTNWWHQERYSTLTNTQRRLFKWVRKYHMIYDYCQDKERFQGNLPKECSLPKY; encoded by the exons ATGACTATATGTCACAGAACTGTCATCTTTCTAGGGATTCTTACTTTGATATCGACTCAAGTTACAAGTGGTTCGGTTGTTTCAACGGGAGAtttcaataaggatttctttGTGACATGGTCTCCTAGCCATGTAAACACTTCAGCTGATGGCAAGACAAGGAGTTTGAAGCTCGACCAAGAATCCG GTGCTGGTTTTGCTTCAAACCAGATGTTCTTGTTTGGAGAAATTGATATGCAAATAAAGCTAGTACCAGGTCGTTCAGCAGGCACAGTCGTAGCTTATTAT CTGACATCTGATCAACCTAACCGTGATGAAGTAGACTTTGAGTTTCTTGGCAATGTTGAAGGCAAACCATATATCCTCCAAACGAACATTTTTGCCGATGGATTCGACAACCGTGAAGAGAGGATCAACCTCTGGTTTGATCCAACAAAGGACTTTCATACCTATTCCATATTATGGAACCTTCATCAAATTGT GTTTATGGTGGACTGGGTTCCCATCAGAGTATACAGAAACCATGCAGACAAGGGTGTAGCATATCCAAGGTGGCAGCCAATGAGCATCAAAACGAGCCTATGGAACGGCGACAGCTGGGCGACCGGAGGTGGCCGTGACAAAATCGACTGGTCAAAAGGCCCCTTCATAGCTTCATTTAGAAACCACAAGATTGATGCATGTATTTGGAATGGAAATGCTAGGTTCTGCAGGGCAGAGAGCACTACAAATTGGTGGCACCAAGAAAGATACAGCACCTTAACAAATACACAGAGAAGGTTGTTCAAATGGGTTAGGAAGTACCACATGATCTATGACTATTGCCAAGACAAGGAGAGGTTCCAAGGAAATCTTCCAAAGGAGTGTTCTTTACCCAAGTACTGA
- the LOC126785301 gene encoding pathogenesis-related leaf protein 6-like, producing MAFFVAFLCLIGLAVVHPSHAQNSQQDYLDAHNTARAQVGVTNIIWNSTVAAYAQSYANSRISDCNLVHSGGPYGENLAKGTGSFSGTAAVNLWVAEKPYYDYASNACTGGKECRHYTQVVWANSLTVGCARVQCTNSWWFVICNYYTPGNYIGQRPY from the coding sequence ATGGCTTTTTTTGTTGCATTTCTTTGTCTCATAGGGTTGGCAGTTGTTCATCCCTCCCATGCACAAAACTCACAACAAGACTACCTCGATGCACATAACACTGCTCGCGCCCAAGTTGGGGTGACAAACATCATATGGAACAGCACTGTTGCAGCCTATGCTCAGTCCTACGCCAATTCGAGGATAAGCGACTGCAATCTCGTGCATTCCGGAGGGCCTTACGGTGAAAATTTGGCGAAGGGAACTGGTTCCTTCTCAGGCACAGCTGCAGTGAACTTGTGGGTGGCTGAGAAGCCTTACTATGACTATGCTTCCAATGCTTGCACTGGGGGGAAAGAATGTCGGCACTATACTCAAGTGGTTTGGGCAAACTCCCTTACTGTGGGGTGTGCTAGAGTCCAGTGCACCAATTCGTGGTGGTTCGTCATATGCAACTATTATACCCCAGGCAACTACATCGGACAACGTCCGTATTAA
- the LOC126783017 gene encoding uncharacterized protein LOC126783017 produces the protein MLKKQPSRNTRTKGIRVKHVLQIVLLLGVCVWLIYQLKHSFDKKAALAENDSKTSIRTETKSEILKLGRKDLPHKDVTTHLRREEEEEEESLREEEEEEKHEVEDEKHEAEEREEEDPKHEVEDIEEEIQKHEGAEQEEEQNKDEDPEEEGEKAGDEEIDENDSETKEGGEEDHKENLIDEEKEREDGGDEKEVDRNEDEEREDREEIENSSDDQDNEGDDKNAHEAREEHYKADDASSAVTHDTQVISTETEKVSSEMSTETSETSGDEDGNQHNMRLVDSRTAENDTLSVPASEEKLEGNSSNPVANSLLDGKVKTQTSDLPEAENNSTVVSSEVGKNFTEVNQATSSHKPNETETISESAQSQNAEVDGTATREDSTEKTVVVEQTNNTVSAHDRLDSTATVSSHEKETNVSEKTLISDGTADVDNSSRSSTIKQTMDATENEHSTNEDASKNEESANEDATTNEESNDQDATTTEESDVTNESSRVDEGSDAVQDDPIDSADSHISEDEQAARTDLDTLPEIQTEEEENGEAAAE, from the coding sequence ATGTTGAAGAAGCAGCCAAGTAGGAACACGAGAACCAAAGGAATCAGGGTAAAGCATGTATTGCAGATTGTGTTGCTGCTTGGGGTATGCGTTTGGTTGATATATCAACTCAAGCATTCCTTTGATAAGAAGGCAGCATTGGCTGAGAATGATTCAAAAACCTCAATCAGAACCGAAACAAAAAGTGAGATCCTGAAACTTGGGAGAAAAGACCTTCCTCACAAGGATGTCACTACACATTTGAGAcgagaggaagaggaggaagaagaatctctaagagaagaagaagaagaagagaaacacGAGGTTGAAGATGAGAAACATGAAGCAGAAGAGCGAGAAGAAGAGGATCCGAAGCATGAGGTAGAAGACATAGAAGAAGAGATTCAGAAGCATGAGGGAGCAGAGCAAGAGGAGGAGCAAAATAAGGATGAAGATCCAGAAGAAGAGGGAGAAAAAGCAGGAGACGAGGAGATAGATGAAAATGATTCGGAGACAAAAGAAGGGGGAGAAGAAGATCACAAGGAAAACCTTATagatgaagagaaagaaagagaagatggGGGCGATGAGAAGGAAGTCGACAGGAATGAGGATGAAGAAAGGGAAGACCGAGAAGAAATTGAGAATTCATCAGATGATCAAGATAATGAAGGAGATGATAAAAATGCTCACGAGGCACGCGAGGAACATTACAAGGCAGATGATGCTTCTAGTGCAGTTACCCATGATACCCAAGTTATAAGCACTGAAACTGAGAAAGTAAGTTCTGAAATGTCAACGGAAACCTCTGAAACAAGTGGGGATGAAGATGGAAACCAACACAACATGAGATTGGTGGATAGTAGAACTGCTGAAAATGACACTTTGAGTGTGCCTGCAAGTGAAGAGAAACTTGAAGGGAATTCGTCCAATCCTGTGGCAAATTCACTCTTAGATGGAAAAGTGAAAACACAAACTAGTGATCTGCCAGAAGCTGAAAATAACTCTACAGTTGTGAGTTCAGAAGTAGGCAAAAACTTTACTGAAGTCAACCAAGCAACTAGTTCACACAAGCCTAATGAAACAGAAACTATATCTGAGTCTGCTCAGTCTCAAAACGCAGAGGTAGATGGTACGGCTACTAGGGAGGACAGCACTGAAAAAACGGTGGTTGTGGAACAGACTAATAACACAGTGTCTGCGCATGATCGATTGGATTCTACTGCAACAGTCTCTAGTCATGAGAAGGAGACTAATGTTTCTGAAAAGACCTTAATATCTGATGGTACAGCTGACGTGGATAATAGCTCCAGATCTTCAACAATAAAGCAGACTATGGATGCCACTGAGAATGAACATTCGACAAATGAAGATGCCAGTAAGAACGAAGAATCAGCAAATGAAGATGCCACCACGAATGAAGAGTCAAATGATCAAGATGCTACTACGACCGAAGAATCAGATGTTACAAATGAATCCAGTAGGGTAGATGAAGGTTCAGATGCAGTTCAGGATGACCCCATTGATTCTGCTGATTCCCATATTTCCGAAGACGAGCAAGCGGCTCGCACAGATTTAGATACATTGCCAGAGATACAaacagaggaagaagagaatgGAGAGGCTGCAGCagagtga